Proteins co-encoded in one Candidatus Korarchaeum sp. genomic window:
- a CDS encoding OB-fold nucleic acid binding domain-containing protein has product MRIEAAQKVRIKELLAGEFEEVSVDGTRYFRLPWGSVSRVRIMGLVLDSSMKEDGSFATLELHDGTASIQVKAWDEDVNLLMDPDTGRIYGAGSIIDLIGKVKSWKDSIYLSPILVIKVRDPNAILLRELEILRRELRLRGKPKLKDSKEDMKVIIRALKDLGPLSAEEIADLLKEEVEDVRKLLGEMVTSGLLYESGGKYSYVGQR; this is encoded by the coding sequence ATGCGTATAGAAGCAGCTCAGAAAGTAAGGATAAAGGAGTTACTCGCTGGTGAGTTTGAGGAAGTCTCGGTAGATGGTACTAGGTACTTCAGGCTCCCTTGGGGGAGCGTATCGAGAGTTAGGATAATGGGACTAGTGCTCGATTCGAGCATGAAGGAAGATGGATCATTCGCTACGCTCGAGTTACATGATGGTACAGCATCTATTCAAGTTAAGGCGTGGGACGAGGATGTTAACTTACTCATGGATCCGGACACTGGCCGTATCTATGGGGCAGGATCCATAATAGATTTGATAGGTAAAGTGAAAAGCTGGAAGGATTCTATATATCTATCTCCAATACTGGTAATTAAGGTACGCGACCCCAACGCTATTCTCCTGAGGGAACTCGAAATACTGAGGAGGGAGCTCAGATTGAGGGGTAAACCTAAGCTCAAGGATTCAAAAGAGGATATGAAAGTTATAATAAGGGCATTAAAGGATTTAGGTCCTCTCTCAGCTGAGGAGATAGCGGATCTCCTCAAGGAGGAAGTAGAGGATGTGAGGAAGTTGTTAGGTGAGATGGTGACATCAGGCTTATTATATGAGAGCGGAGGTAAATACAGTTACGTCGGCCAAAGGTGA
- a CDS encoding translation initiation factor IF-2 subunit beta yields the protein MSTREEYIQMLKEARSKLPVLITSGERFVPPRALITIEGRQTHIVNFKEIATALNRDPKMIARFLSKELGSPYFLTEGDRKLILSRKIDPKQVENRLDKFIKVYVTCPHCGRPDTTITKVKKAWILRCQACGAETPIPKL from the coding sequence ATGTCCACGAGGGAGGAGTACATCCAGATGCTGAAGGAAGCAAGGAGCAAGCTCCCCGTACTAATAACGAGTGGGGAGAGGTTCGTACCGCCCAGAGCCTTGATAACGATAGAGGGGAGGCAGACTCATATAGTGAACTTCAAGGAGATCGCTACTGCCCTGAACAGGGACCCGAAGATGATAGCGAGGTTCCTCTCAAAGGAGCTCGGATCACCCTACTTCCTCACTGAAGGCGATAGGAAGCTCATACTCAGTAGGAAGATAGATCCGAAGCAAGTTGAGAACAGGTTAGATAAATTCATTAAGGTGTACGTGACGTGTCCTCACTGCGGGAGGCCTGATACCACTATAACTAAAGTGAAGAAAGCTTGGATACTCAGATGTCAGGCCTGCGGCGCTGAGACCCCTATCCCCAAGTTGTGA
- a CDS encoding translation initiation factor eIF-1A: MSKRRGNREEAERSLDAEMEELLPADELEVFGRVLEPLGKGHFRVECIDNSVRVCRVRGKLRGRRAWIKRGDVVLVSLWPFQRTKGDIVVRYDRQQVEWLIEKGYIPQDWATLEEG, translated from the coding sequence TTGTCGAAGAGAAGGGGAAATAGGGAGGAAGCGGAGAGATCTCTAGACGCTGAGATGGAGGAGCTTCTACCTGCAGATGAACTAGAAGTATTCGGGAGAGTCTTGGAACCGTTGGGAAAGGGGCACTTCAGGGTTGAATGCATAGATAACTCAGTGAGGGTGTGCAGAGTTAGGGGGAAGCTCAGAGGGAGAAGGGCTTGGATCAAGAGGGGAGATGTAGTGCTAGTATCTCTCTGGCCATTTCAGAGGACTAAGGGGGATATAGTAGTCAGGTACGATAGGCAGCAAGTGGAGTGGCTGATAGAGAAAGGTTACATACCACAAGACTGGGCGACTCTAGAGGAGGGCTGA
- a CDS encoding serine protein kinase RIO, whose protein sequence is MGYEDIEERIERALERGEKRIKDEEYYEVKQLVFDERTVRNLLKLFNKGVIDDLTWIVSAGKESVVLAGRGVGIELAIKIHRVYTANFKRYLDYMDYRFPIVRDKEKLIYLWAKKEFRNLKRMAEGGVKVPKPVDIAGNIVVMEFIGEDATPAPLLKDLEELESPKGLRDAILEDVRRCYVKAGLVHGDLSEYNIIYWKNSHWIIDVSQAVVTEHPMSYSLLIRDLERVIMFFKRRYGIDSTDPKELADGIVKERGSRFEGDKDTDT, encoded by the coding sequence TTGGGCTATGAAGATATCGAGGAGAGGATAGAGAGGGCTTTAGAGAGGGGAGAGAAGAGGATAAAGGATGAGGAGTATTACGAAGTTAAGCAACTGGTTTTCGATGAGAGGACCGTGAGAAATCTCCTGAAGTTATTCAATAAGGGAGTGATAGACGATTTAACTTGGATCGTGAGCGCGGGTAAGGAGTCTGTCGTCCTAGCTGGGAGGGGAGTGGGTATCGAGCTCGCTATCAAGATACACAGAGTTTACACGGCTAATTTCAAGAGATACCTAGATTATATGGATTATAGATTTCCAATTGTAAGAGATAAAGAGAAACTTATTTATTTATGGGCGAAGAAAGAATTTAGAAATTTGAAGAGAATGGCAGAGGGAGGTGTCAAGGTCCCCAAGCCAGTAGATATAGCTGGTAATATAGTGGTGATGGAGTTCATAGGTGAGGATGCGACACCAGCCCCCCTACTCAAGGACTTAGAGGAATTGGAGAGCCCTAAGGGGCTGAGAGATGCTATACTGGAGGACGTGAGGAGATGCTACGTGAAAGCAGGACTCGTTCATGGAGATCTCAGCGAATACAACATAATTTATTGGAAAAACTCACATTGGATCATAGATGTTTCTCAAGCAGTTGTAACAGAGCATCCTATGTCCTATTCCCTCCTCATAAGGGATCTAGAGAGAGTGATAATGTTCTTTAAGAGGAGGTATGGGATAGATTCGACAGATCCTAAGGAGCTCGCTGATGGTATAGTGAAGGAGAGGGGATCCCGATTTGAAGGAGATAAGGATACTGATACCTAG
- a CDS encoding KH domain-containing protein produces the protein MKEIRILIPRERIGVLIGKKGVTKAKIEELTGSKIDVDSSSGEVVLRFPEQLEDPLLPMKLESVVRAIGRGFNPEVAIKLLEDDYVLEVLDIRRFVGETKNALTRMRGRIIGEKGKAKKYIEERTNTKISVYGHTVSIIGRTYDVIAAREAIISLLEGSMHSTAYRLMERKIAEMSKRAIMDELMLEKALKEEKE, from the coding sequence TTGAAGGAGATAAGGATACTGATACCTAGGGAGAGGATAGGAGTACTGATAGGTAAGAAGGGGGTCACTAAAGCTAAGATAGAGGAATTGACAGGCTCCAAGATAGATGTAGATAGCTCCTCGGGAGAGGTCGTGCTCAGATTTCCCGAGCAGTTAGAGGACCCTCTCCTACCTATGAAGCTAGAATCCGTCGTTAGAGCGATAGGCAGGGGGTTTAATCCAGAGGTAGCGATCAAGTTACTCGAGGACGATTATGTACTCGAAGTATTGGACATAAGGAGGTTCGTCGGGGAGACTAAGAACGCACTGACTAGGATGAGGGGTAGGATAATAGGGGAGAAGGGGAAAGCTAAGAAGTATATTGAGGAGAGGACTAATACGAAGATATCTGTCTATGGGCATACTGTATCAATAATAGGGAGGACTTATGATGTGATAGCTGCTAGGGAGGCGATAATCTCCTTACTGGAGGGTTCGATGCACTCGACTGCTTATAGGCTCATGGAGAGGAAGATAGCTGAGATGAGTAAGAGAGCGATAATGGATGAGCTTATGCTCGAGAAAGCATTGAAAGAGGAGAAGGAATGA
- a CDS encoding DNA topoisomerase VI subunit B, with protein sequence MSGKVKLEEISAADFFYRNRSLAGFDNPVRATYTIIRELVENSLDAVELAGRSPKVLVVMKEEREGGEENLPWYRIKVADNGIGMDPEEIPLAFGRVFVSSKYRLIQSRGTFGLGGTMALLYGQITTNMPFKITSAKEGEPIYELTMMIDIKKNEPIILDKRVKGISRKSFTIVESTFEGNYPRAKRKIIDYLQQTAIVVPYISIVFMDPEGHLYIFPRSTEKIPPRPKEALFHPKGVDLELLQRLLNSTRTKSLESFLVTHFQRVGKKTANEVLKIAGIPPDKRPSDLTDEDIRKLYEALRSYKGFLPPDPSVLSPLGEELFESGIRKELQPEFVKAIQRPPSVYEAHPFIVEVAIAYGGLIKPTGDIQLYRYANKIPLLYDASSDVSYQVIKRIDWSIYGIKNPEDEPIAFFVHIVSTKVPFKTVGKEFIANVPEVAREIELGLRGCARELRLYLGRKRRKEMLLKRYELFKMYYELISWTLEEMIGERPPIENLIWRIKEGLGDEDERG encoded by the coding sequence ATGAGTGGGAAGGTTAAGCTAGAGGAGATAAGTGCAGCGGATTTCTTCTATAGGAACAGATCCCTAGCGGGATTCGATAATCCAGTGAGGGCGACTTACACAATAATCAGGGAACTCGTCGAGAACTCATTGGATGCTGTAGAACTAGCGGGTAGATCTCCTAAGGTACTGGTAGTGATGAAGGAGGAGAGGGAGGGAGGGGAAGAGAACCTCCCATGGTACAGGATAAAAGTCGCTGATAACGGAATAGGGATGGATCCGGAGGAGATACCTCTAGCCTTCGGCAGAGTTTTCGTGAGTTCTAAGTATAGGCTAATTCAGAGTAGGGGTACTTTCGGTCTAGGTGGGACTATGGCACTTCTATACGGTCAGATCACAACGAATATGCCCTTTAAGATAACATCAGCTAAGGAGGGGGAGCCGATCTACGAGTTGACGATGATGATAGATATAAAGAAGAACGAGCCGATAATATTAGATAAGAGGGTAAAGGGTATCTCAAGGAAGTCCTTCACGATAGTAGAATCGACTTTCGAGGGAAACTATCCTAGAGCTAAGAGGAAGATAATAGATTACTTACAGCAGACGGCTATAGTAGTGCCCTATATCTCGATAGTTTTCATGGACCCCGAGGGTCACTTATACATATTCCCTAGGAGCACTGAGAAGATACCGCCCAGGCCCAAAGAAGCACTATTCCATCCAAAGGGGGTGGATCTAGAGTTGCTTCAGAGACTCCTCAACTCAACGAGGACTAAGAGTTTAGAGTCCTTTCTCGTGACGCACTTCCAGAGAGTAGGGAAGAAGACAGCTAATGAAGTCCTTAAAATAGCTGGAATTCCTCCTGATAAGAGACCATCCGATCTAACTGATGAAGATATAAGGAAGCTCTATGAAGCGCTTAGGAGCTATAAGGGATTCCTGCCACCTGATCCGAGCGTGCTCTCCCCTCTAGGTGAGGAACTCTTTGAATCAGGGATAAGGAAGGAGTTACAACCGGAGTTCGTTAAAGCGATTCAGAGACCACCATCCGTTTATGAGGCCCATCCTTTCATAGTGGAAGTCGCGATAGCATACGGAGGTTTGATAAAGCCTACGGGAGATATACAGTTATATAGATACGCTAACAAGATACCTCTGCTCTATGATGCTTCAAGCGATGTCTCCTATCAAGTCATCAAGAGGATAGATTGGAGTATATATGGGATAAAGAACCCTGAAGATGAGCCAATCGCTTTCTTCGTTCATATAGTATCTACTAAGGTCCCATTCAAGACTGTAGGCAAGGAGTTCATAGCGAACGTGCCTGAAGTCGCTAGGGAAATAGAACTGGGTCTCAGAGGGTGCGCTAGAGAACTTAGATTATATCTCGGGAGGAAGAGAAGAAAGGAGATGTTATTAAAGAGATATGAGCTCTTCAAAATGTATTATGAGCTGATATCCTGGACTCTAGAGGAGATGATAGGGGAGAGACCCCCCATTGAGAACTTGATATGGAGGATAAAGGAGGGCTTGGGTGATGAGGATGAGCGTGGATGA
- a CDS encoding DNA topoisomerase IV subunit A yields the protein MSVDDVKSRVLEVAREVAEAIKEGKFPELEYPPNTQRNIVFDERVGYIFKPTFYGKIKGSHSKSLKTLAGVLYGMSRALDHLENGLTMTKRDFYYLHKVEKLKGTLFPEDQRETDARIILMELILGMPREAFSITSDPRGWIYGDIELIDRSGRVLKADQVGEMGYSVPPRPENIKFKRIGVKAVVAVEKVGPAKNMIELGIPEEKKIAIAILQGQASRSMRRFLRMLSDEGVPLAVLTDLSPWSLRIAATVIYNSINSAHIPHLATPEARFIGILTRDVEEGFFKDYKFALEPLTQADYKAALDNKSLPNLQNEFWQRENDWFLQNRKKAELEIFKAMSPSAKTLKEYFIKYLSEKLEQHLGVSI from the coding sequence ATGAGCGTGGATGATGTCAAGTCGAGAGTTCTTGAGGTAGCTAGGGAGGTCGCGGAAGCGATAAAGGAGGGGAAGTTCCCGGAATTGGAATATCCCCCCAACACTCAGAGGAATATAGTTTTCGATGAGAGAGTGGGTTATATATTCAAGCCTACTTTCTACGGGAAGATAAAGGGCTCCCACTCTAAGAGCTTGAAGACATTAGCTGGAGTACTTTACGGTATGAGTAGAGCATTAGATCACTTAGAGAATGGATTGACGATGACTAAGAGGGACTTCTACTATCTACATAAGGTGGAGAAACTCAAGGGGACGCTCTTCCCTGAGGATCAGAGGGAGACCGATGCTAGGATTATACTCATGGAACTGATCCTCGGGATGCCCAGGGAAGCATTCTCCATAACTAGCGACCCTAGAGGATGGATATATGGTGATATAGAGCTTATTGATAGATCTGGGAGAGTGCTGAAGGCAGATCAAGTCGGTGAGATGGGATACTCAGTTCCCCCGAGGCCTGAGAATATAAAGTTCAAGAGGATAGGGGTGAAGGCCGTGGTAGCTGTCGAGAAAGTCGGACCCGCTAAGAACATGATAGAGCTAGGCATACCCGAGGAGAAGAAGATAGCTATAGCCATATTACAGGGACAAGCTTCGAGGAGCATGAGGAGATTCCTCAGGATGCTCTCAGATGAGGGGGTTCCGCTGGCAGTACTGACCGACTTATCCCCTTGGTCTCTCAGGATAGCTGCTACTGTCATATATAATAGTATAAACTCCGCTCATATACCTCACCTAGCTACACCGGAAGCGAGGTTCATAGGGATATTGACGAGAGATGTAGAAGAGGGGTTCTTCAAGGATTATAAATTCGCTTTAGAGCCCTTGACTCAAGCAGATTATAAAGCTGCTCTAGATAATAAATCCCTTCCAAACCTCCAGAACGAATTCTGGCAGAGGGAGAATGATTGGTTCCTCCAAAATAGGAAGAAAGCTGAGCTGGAGATATTTAAGGCGATGAGCCCCTCAGCCAAGACCCTGAAGGAGTACTTCATCAAGTACCTCAGTGAGAAGTTAGAGCAGCACTTGGGCGTGAGTATATGA
- a CDS encoding toprim domain-containing protein, translated as MRARASSETAEVVVEGPRDKEALSLLGIRANYTYAGSLLRDLRELGEGRVKGKTFIIMTDFDKEGIKMYEKLKIILTQYGGNLDDGPRNEYLRRGFPTLIEELRGFLERRFPDWDLIVSSHSD; from the coding sequence ATGAGAGCGAGAGCCTCTTCAGAGACAGCTGAAGTAGTAGTGGAAGGACCGAGAGATAAGGAAGCGCTCTCACTCCTCGGTATAAGGGCTAATTATACTTATGCCGGGAGTCTCTTGAGAGACCTGAGGGAGCTCGGAGAGGGGAGAGTTAAAGGGAAAACATTTATAATAATGACAGATTTTGATAAAGAAGGAATAAAAATGTATGAAAAATTGAAAATAATTTTAACACAATATGGAGGGAATCTTGATGACGGACCTAGAAATGAGTATTTAAGGAGGGGGTTCCCCACGCTGATAGAGGAATTGAGAGGGTTCCTAGAGAGGAGGTTCCCGGATTGGGATCTGATAGTAAGTTCTCACTCAGATTGA
- the rnz gene encoding ribonuclease Z yields MRIKFLGTSSAVPTRDRGLPAILVKTVGDSILLDCGEGTQRQMIIAKESLMDIDKVVITHLHGDHFFGLFPLIQTLGILRKGSELTILGPKSLEPLLLSVMERTGSKPSFKVNFIGIERGEISLGKFTLEFFEVNHNGFETYGVKIKEKDRPGEFDPKKADELGVPVFMRGFLQKGYTIKLPDGRIVSPSDVMGPPRRGSVLVYSSDTRPTESVIRASKDADLLIHEATYLNELKDRAESTGHSTALEAGEVASASGVKRLILTHFSARYSEEDLLKFKEEVSRVYNGEVLIAKDFLTVEI; encoded by the coding sequence GTGAGGATAAAGTTCCTAGGCACGAGCTCAGCTGTCCCGACCAGGGATAGGGGGCTTCCAGCTATACTTGTGAAGACTGTTGGAGACTCTATACTCCTCGATTGTGGGGAGGGGACGCAGAGGCAGATGATAATAGCTAAAGAGAGCTTAATGGATATAGATAAAGTCGTGATAACTCATCTCCATGGGGATCATTTCTTCGGACTCTTTCCCTTGATACAAACATTGGGGATATTGAGGAAGGGATCTGAGCTCACTATATTAGGGCCAAAGAGCCTCGAGCCCTTGCTTCTTTCTGTGATGGAGAGAACGGGATCCAAACCCAGCTTCAAGGTAAACTTCATCGGGATAGAGAGGGGTGAGATAAGCTTAGGGAAGTTCACTTTAGAGTTCTTCGAGGTGAATCACAACGGTTTCGAGACTTACGGTGTGAAAATAAAGGAGAAAGACAGGCCTGGTGAGTTCGATCCCAAAAAAGCTGATGAGCTCGGTGTACCTGTGTTCATGAGAGGCTTCTTACAGAAAGGTTATACTATTAAGCTACCGGATGGGAGGATCGTGAGCCCGAGCGATGTGATGGGGCCACCTAGGAGGGGGTCTGTGCTCGTATACTCCTCAGATACTAGACCGACAGAATCCGTGATAAGGGCCTCAAAGGACGCTGATCTACTCATACATGAAGCAACTTACTTGAATGAGTTGAAGGATAGAGCTGAGTCAACAGGACACAGTACAGCTCTGGAAGCCGGAGAGGTCGCTAGTGCTTCTGGCGTTAAGAGACTAATTTTGACACACTTCAGCGCTAGGTATTCAGAGGAAGATCTCCTCAAGTTCAAGGAGGAGGTTTCGAGAGTTTATAATGGGGAAGTTTTGATCGCTAAGGACTTCTTAACAGTGGAAATTTAA
- a CDS encoding THUMP domain-containing protein, protein MRTAFLLSGEHPDIPKEEVKATLEALDARYETIKEMRSCLVLDIDLFEGLFHILSERLSFTRSFGRLLGLFHCSEFPRALNELETVLISGRFKITCVRVERSCEWIRRKDIEEKLGSWVIDNNEGAKVDLKNPESEIIAVITSDHIVIYLKEGEVDRSLFKVKEVSARPYVHPASMRPTLARAMVNLARTRRGDLVLDPFLGVGGIALEILSVGAKLIGVDINEKLVIQAKNNLITYGFLEGYELRVGDALSLELGGYVDRVVTDPPYGRMSSSPYAPRELAKKFISKVPEYLRRGGWISISLPKEFLNEKDFEDAGISIVSFFDLREHKSLVRRIWVGRLS, encoded by the coding sequence ATGAGGACAGCTTTCCTTCTCTCGGGGGAGCACCCTGATATCCCAAAGGAGGAGGTCAAAGCAACACTTGAGGCACTAGATGCAAGGTATGAGACTATAAAGGAGATGAGATCTTGTCTAGTGCTGGACATCGATCTATTCGAGGGCCTCTTTCACATCCTATCTGAGAGGCTCTCATTCACGAGAAGCTTCGGTAGGTTATTAGGTCTATTTCACTGCTCCGAATTCCCAAGAGCTCTAAATGAACTTGAAACTGTCTTAATCTCTGGAAGGTTCAAGATCACGTGTGTGAGGGTAGAGAGGAGTTGTGAATGGATAAGAAGGAAGGACATCGAGGAGAAGCTCGGGAGTTGGGTGATTGATAATAATGAAGGGGCTAAAGTGGATCTGAAGAATCCCGAATCTGAGATAATTGCTGTGATCACATCTGATCATATCGTGATATATCTTAAGGAGGGGGAAGTCGATAGATCGCTCTTCAAAGTCAAGGAAGTTTCAGCTAGGCCTTACGTTCATCCAGCATCGATGAGACCTACGTTAGCTAGAGCGATGGTGAACCTAGCTAGGACGAGGAGAGGCGATTTAGTCTTGGATCCATTCCTCGGGGTCGGGGGTATAGCCCTGGAGATCCTATCAGTTGGAGCTAAGTTAATAGGAGTAGATATAAATGAGAAATTGGTCATCCAAGCTAAAAACAACCTCATAACATACGGGTTCCTCGAGGGTTACGAACTCCGGGTCGGAGATGCTCTCTCGCTCGAGCTCGGGGGATACGTCGATAGGGTAGTAACGGATCCACCTTACGGTAGGATGAGCAGCTCCCCTTATGCCCCGAGGGAGCTCGCGAAGAAATTCATCTCTAAAGTCCCTGAGTACTTAAGGAGAGGGGGATGGATCTCTATCTCCCTGCCCAAGGAGTTCCTGAATGAAAAGGATTTTGAGGATGCTGGAATCAGTATCGTGAGCTTCTTCGATTTGAGGGAGCATAAATCCCTAGTACGGAGGATCTGGGTGGGCAGATTGTCTTAG
- a CDS encoding 50S ribosome-binding GTPase: MGNPFSSIVEPPAIEDLIDISFKRAFSKGKPPKKRRDKMLAIREKEMGRIQSITDIISSKLENFVKNFPNIDEVDPFYRELLDVLAGIDEVKHSLGAIFWASTTIKRISRVYYSSIRGESDPDRMAKLRREFLGRTASVLRRVRREIDFLRDSIPKLRDLPDFDMNSPVVIIAGMPNTGKSTLLSKLTTKKPEIAPYPFTTKGLIIGHRETSIGRVQFVDTPGLLDRPLSERNKMELQAIAALRHLRGPAIYIMDPTETCGYPLDSQLSLLRELMGSLPKRYLVVLNKCDIKDGKFPEAERELEEMGIRALRISAERGDGLEELISELERVLRGK; this comes from the coding sequence TTGGGGAATCCATTCTCATCTATCGTGGAGCCCCCTGCCATCGAGGACCTAATCGACATCTCCTTCAAGAGGGCTTTCTCTAAGGGGAAGCCCCCCAAGAAGAGGAGAGATAAAATGCTAGCGATAAGAGAGAAAGAAATGGGGAGAATACAATCAATAACTGATATAATATCATCTAAATTAGAGAATTTTGTTAAAAATTTTCCAAATATAGATGAAGTAGATCCGTTCTATAGGGAGCTCCTCGACGTCCTCGCGGGGATAGATGAAGTCAAGCATTCACTTGGAGCAATTTTCTGGGCTTCTACTACGATAAAAAGAATTTCTAGGGTTTATTATTCATCTATAAGAGGAGAGAGTGATCCGGATAGGATGGCGAAGCTGAGGAGAGAGTTCTTAGGTAGAACTGCCTCTGTCTTGAGGAGGGTAAGGAGAGAAATCGACTTCTTGAGGGACTCCATCCCAAAGCTGAGGGATCTCCCAGATTTCGATATGAATTCACCTGTGGTCATAATAGCTGGAATGCCTAACACAGGGAAGAGCACTCTTCTATCTAAATTGACAACGAAGAAGCCCGAGATCGCGCCATATCCTTTCACGACGAAGGGTTTGATAATAGGGCACAGGGAAACATCCATAGGGAGGGTTCAGTTCGTTGATACGCCCGGTCTCCTAGATAGACCACTCTCAGAGAGGAACAAGATGGAACTGCAAGCAATAGCTGCTCTGAGGCATTTAAGAGGGCCAGCTATCTACATTATGGATCCAACGGAGACTTGTGGCTACCCTCTAGATAGCCAGCTATCTCTACTCAGGGAGTTGATGGGTAGCTTACCGAAGCGTTATCTCGTGGTCTTGAATAAGTGCGATATCAAGGATGGGAAGTTCCCAGAGGCCGAGAGGGAGCTCGAAGAAATGGGAATTAGAGCTTTGAGGATATCTGCAGAGCGAGGAGATGGATTGGAGGAATTAATAAGTGAGTTAGAGAGGGTATTGAGGGGAAAATGA
- a CDS encoding site-2 protease family protein — translation MTDLPTFMRNLILFWLILFVIGILLERKRVKHFKVGFFYLEISTDSKLLSKFIGLISRLIGPLYKLSVIITIVLSIISSIYLVKITIDSLFGPKVAQIVPIIPGLTLDITIPSLLSIFVVLLAHEVLGHAVMSYRFGVPVKKIAFFILFFILGAFVEPDEEYLRKLDRSKKMGIYSAGIFSNFMTFLIFLLVTILIFPGFSLDLSSARPSGVYVEKVLQGGPSEGLLPEGVVIRAVDGYSVKDVNSLSEALRKFKPGDEVYIVTDKGNFRVKLGSRPDDPRFPYLGVQPIPYFDPSIPMPSGFSVRLLEFLLLTMVFSIGLAAINSLPMLPLDGGLILSEILSSYIDDKLARKLTWTISAPFALILIYNALLFFLG, via the coding sequence ATGACAGATTTACCCACTTTCATGAGGAACCTAATCCTCTTTTGGTTAATCCTATTCGTGATCGGCATCTTACTTGAGAGAAAGAGAGTTAAGCACTTCAAAGTCGGTTTCTTCTATCTAGAGATATCTACGGACTCTAAGCTCTTATCTAAGTTCATCGGTCTCATATCGAGACTCATTGGACCATTATACAAACTATCGGTTATTATCACAATAGTTTTATCCATTATATCATCTATCTACTTAGTGAAGATAACTATAGACTCATTATTCGGTCCTAAAGTCGCTCAAATAGTCCCAATAATACCCGGGCTCACCTTAGATATAACGATACCCTCTCTCCTCTCGATATTCGTCGTGCTATTAGCACATGAGGTCTTAGGACATGCCGTTATGAGTTACCGTTTCGGAGTCCCTGTTAAAAAGATAGCATTTTTCATCCTCTTCTTCATCTTAGGGGCTTTCGTTGAACCGGATGAAGAATATCTGAGGAAACTCGATCGCTCAAAGAAAATGGGGATCTATTCTGCAGGTATCTTCTCGAATTTCATGACCTTTTTGATTTTTTTACTGGTAACTATACTCATCTTCCCGGGTTTCTCATTAGACTTGAGTTCAGCTAGGCCCTCTGGCGTCTACGTTGAGAAGGTGCTCCAGGGGGGGCCTTCCGAGGGCTTATTACCCGAGGGCGTGGTGATAAGAGCTGTAGATGGTTACAGCGTCAAGGATGTCAACAGCCTCTCAGAAGCATTGAGGAAGTTTAAGCCGGGGGATGAAGTGTACATAGTGACTGATAAAGGTAACTTCAGAGTCAAACTCGGCTCCAGACCTGATGATCCGAGGTTTCCCTATTTGGGCGTTCAACCTATCCCCTACTTCGATCCCTCCATTCCCATGCCCAGTGGATTCTCAGTTCGATTACTCGAGTTTCTCCTTCTGACAATGGTATTCAGTATAGGGCTCGCTGCGATAAACTCATTGCCTATGCTACCTCTCGACGGTGGTCTCATACTCTCGGAGATCCTGAGCTCCTATATAGATGATAAATTAGCTAGGAAGCTCACTTGGACTATATCCGCACCCTTCGCCTTAATACTGATTTATAATGCTCTCTTATTCTTCTTGGGATGA